A region from the Achromobacter seleniivolatilans genome encodes:
- a CDS encoding IlvD/Edd family dehydratase: MSQTPRKLRSQKWFDDPAHADMTAIYVERYLNYGLTRQELQTGRPIIGIAQTGSDLAPCNRHHLILAERIKAGIRDAGGIPMEFPVHPLAEQGRRPTAALDRNLAYLGLVEILHGYPLDGVVLTTGCDKTTPACLMAAATVDLPAIVLSGGPMLDGWHDGQRVGSGTVIWHARNLMAAGKLDYEGFMTLATASSPSVGHCNTMGTALSMNCLAEALGMSLPTCASIPAPYRERAQMAYATGLRICDMVREDMRPSHIMTREAFENAIVVASALGASSNCPPHLIALARHTGIDLSLDDWQRLGEDVPLLVNCVPAGEHLGEGFHRAGGVPAVLHELQAAGRLHNNCATVSGKTIGNIATGAKTRDADVIRTCAAPLKHRAGFIVLSGNFFDSAIIKMSVVGEAFQRTYLSEPGSENAFEARAIVFEGPEDYHARIEDPALNIDEHCILIIRGAGTVGYPGSAEVVNMAPPSHLIKRGVESLPCLGDGRQSGTSASPSILNMSPEAAVGGGLALLRTGDKIRVDLNQRTVIAVVDDAEMQRRKLEPAYQAPPSQTPWQELYRQLVGQLSTGGCLEPATLYLRVIETRGDPRHSH, translated from the coding sequence ATGTCACAGACTCCACGCAAACTGCGCAGCCAAAAATGGTTCGACGACCCAGCCCACGCCGACATGACGGCGATTTACGTCGAACGCTATCTCAACTACGGCCTGACGCGGCAGGAACTGCAAACTGGACGACCGATTATCGGTATCGCCCAAACGGGCAGTGACCTGGCCCCCTGTAACCGGCATCACCTGATATTGGCCGAACGCATCAAGGCAGGCATACGTGATGCGGGCGGTATACCGATGGAATTCCCGGTGCATCCGCTGGCCGAACAAGGCCGGCGCCCCACGGCCGCGCTGGACCGCAACCTGGCTTACCTGGGCCTGGTCGAGATTCTCCACGGCTATCCCTTGGATGGCGTGGTGCTGACCACCGGCTGCGACAAGACCACGCCCGCCTGCCTGATGGCGGCCGCCACGGTCGACCTTCCTGCGATAGTGCTGTCGGGCGGCCCCATGCTGGATGGCTGGCATGACGGCCAGCGCGTCGGTTCTGGCACCGTCATCTGGCATGCGCGCAATCTGATGGCGGCCGGCAAGCTGGACTACGAGGGTTTCATGACGCTGGCCACGGCATCATCGCCGTCGGTCGGGCACTGCAACACCATGGGCACCGCGCTGTCGATGAATTGTCTGGCCGAAGCGCTGGGCATGTCGCTGCCGACCTGCGCCAGCATCCCCGCACCCTATCGGGAGCGCGCCCAGATGGCGTACGCCACCGGCCTGCGCATCTGCGATATGGTGCGCGAAGATATGCGGCCATCCCACATCATGACCCGCGAAGCCTTCGAAAATGCCATCGTCGTAGCCTCGGCCCTTGGCGCGTCAAGCAACTGTCCGCCACACCTGATTGCGCTGGCCCGCCATACTGGCATCGACCTGAGCCTGGATGATTGGCAGCGCCTGGGCGAAGATGTGCCATTGCTGGTTAACTGCGTGCCTGCGGGTGAGCACCTGGGCGAAGGCTTTCACCGGGCAGGCGGCGTACCAGCGGTGTTGCACGAGCTGCAAGCCGCCGGACGGCTGCACAATAATTGCGCCACCGTATCCGGCAAAACCATCGGCAACATCGCGACCGGCGCGAAGACCCGCGACGCGGACGTCATCCGGACCTGTGCCGCGCCACTGAAACACCGAGCCGGTTTTATCGTGCTGTCGGGAAATTTCTTTGACAGTGCCATCATCAAGATGTCGGTCGTGGGCGAAGCCTTCCAGCGCACCTACTTGTCAGAGCCCGGTTCCGAGAATGCGTTCGAAGCGCGCGCCATCGTGTTCGAGGGTCCAGAGGACTACCATGCGCGCATCGAAGACCCGGCACTCAACATTGACGAACACTGCATCCTGATCATTCGGGGCGCAGGCACGGTGGGCTATCCCGGCAGCGCTGAGGTGGTCAATATGGCCCCGCCGTCGCACCTGATCAAGCGTGGTGTGGAATCGCTGCCGTGCCTGGGCGATGGGCGTCAGAGCGGCACTTCCGCCAGCCCGTCTATCTTGAACATGTCGCCAGAAGCCGCCGTGGGCGGCGGCCTGGCGTTGCTGCGCACCGGCGACAAGATTCGCGTCGACCTGAATCAACGAACGGTGATCGCGGTCGTGGACGATGCCGAAATGCAGCGGCGCAAACTTGAGCCCGCCTATCAGGCGCCGCCTTCGCAAACTCCATGGCAGGAACTGTACCGGCAACTGGTTGGGCAGCTCTCCACGGGAGGCTGCCTGGAACCCGCGACCTTATATTTACGGGTGATCGAAACGCGGGGAGACCCCCGGCATTCACATTGA
- a CDS encoding alpha/beta hydrolase translates to MVNKRRELLFAAMSGAALGWVNPAGAALAAQPADQETLELWPGNRAPQGKGPEGPEKVSAKGSVTQVSRPRLVVYRPAQPNGSAVLVIAGGGYAHIERGTESTPACLWLQAQGVTAFELVYRLPGEHWPPEAPLQDGQRAMRVIRAAAGKFGLDTGRIGIIGFSAGGHLAGMTAATPTVSRYPAVDAADSLSSRPDFAGLIYPVLTFMPPFDHTHARREIVGEHPSAEQSAAYSVDHLVTAQMPPVFLAQAQDDPISPVDNSTLMFSALRKVGVPTEMHIFPEGKHGWGLGQPGTRVHAWPGLFSDWAVFNRFYSM, encoded by the coding sequence ATGGTGAACAAGCGTCGGGAACTATTGTTTGCGGCCATGTCGGGCGCTGCCCTTGGGTGGGTGAACCCAGCGGGCGCGGCCCTGGCGGCACAGCCGGCAGATCAGGAAACGCTGGAGCTTTGGCCAGGCAATCGCGCTCCGCAGGGTAAAGGGCCAGAAGGCCCGGAAAAGGTCAGTGCCAAAGGGTCGGTTACCCAAGTGTCGCGGCCGCGGCTGGTTGTCTACCGGCCGGCTCAACCCAATGGCAGCGCAGTGCTGGTGATTGCCGGTGGCGGTTACGCACATATTGAGCGGGGCACGGAAAGCACGCCTGCTTGCTTGTGGCTTCAGGCGCAGGGCGTCACCGCGTTCGAACTGGTGTACCGCTTGCCCGGCGAACATTGGCCGCCCGAGGCGCCGCTGCAAGACGGTCAGCGCGCTATGCGCGTGATCCGGGCCGCAGCCGGAAAGTTTGGCTTGGACACCGGCCGGATTGGCATCATTGGTTTTTCCGCCGGCGGACATTTGGCTGGTATGACTGCCGCGACGCCTACGGTGTCCCGCTACCCCGCAGTGGACGCGGCGGATAGCCTGTCGTCGCGCCCGGATTTCGCTGGTCTGATCTATCCGGTGCTGACCTTCATGCCGCCGTTCGACCACACTCATGCGCGGAGGGAAATTGTGGGCGAGCATCCCTCGGCAGAGCAAAGCGCGGCTTATTCAGTGGACCACCTGGTTACGGCACAGATGCCACCGGTGTTTCTGGCGCAGGCGCAAGACGACCCGATCTCGCCCGTGGACAACAGCACGTTGATGTTCAGCGCGCTACGCAAGGTGGGCGTGCCGACAGAAATGCACATTTTTCCCGAAGGAAAGCATGGGTGGGGTCTTGGGCAGCCAGGCACGCGGGTTCATGCCTGGCCGGGCTTGTTCAGCGATTGGGCGGTGTTTAACCGGTTCTATTCAATGTGA
- a CDS encoding YbaN family protein — MIKALWLALGCVMLALGVIGAFLPVMPTTIFLILAVGCFSRSSPRLEKWLLDSPTYGPSLRAWREQGAVSRKGKTYATLGMAVGYGLFWWSAQPSWPLALGVGLFFLASAAYVLSRPKPANADVGDNVSDQ, encoded by the coding sequence ATGATCAAAGCTCTATGGTTAGCGTTGGGCTGCGTGATGTTGGCATTGGGCGTCATTGGCGCATTTCTGCCGGTCATGCCGACGACGATTTTTCTTATTCTTGCCGTGGGCTGCTTTTCGCGGTCGTCGCCACGGCTGGAAAAGTGGCTATTGGATAGCCCTACCTATGGGCCTTCTTTGCGCGCCTGGCGCGAGCAGGGCGCCGTGTCGCGCAAGGGCAAGACGTATGCCACTTTGGGCATGGCCGTGGGATATGGGCTGTTCTGGTGGAGCGCGCAGCCATCATGGCCGTTAGCCTTGGGCGTAGGGCTGTTTTTCTTGGCCAGCGCGGCCTATGTACTTAGCCGGCCCAAACCTGCAAACGCTGATGTTGGCGACAACGTGTCAGATCAGTAA
- a CDS encoding tetratricopeptide repeat protein → MNKILIAAVFIPCVGLAGCAVKTPPAASEPRIDELPMYGGMDRSAAAELSASDKKLIADATNAFGSSDKASQAWVGQGYRFYQADQLGMAMRRFNQAWLMNPDNPEVYTGFAAVLHDQGKYCQAMSMMDQAMSHNPPKFQGIYADAGRIAARCAAEDKTLPPEARVAATARSDEWYRKGEAVEPDKGYLYASWATAYYWRGQYDQAWAMVVKARAAGGQLSPRFMDMLRAKMPDPQS, encoded by the coding sequence ATGAATAAAATCCTGATCGCAGCAGTCTTTATCCCTTGCGTTGGGCTGGCCGGTTGTGCGGTCAAGACGCCGCCCGCAGCGTCTGAGCCGCGTATCGATGAATTGCCGATGTACGGCGGTATGGACCGATCCGCCGCAGCCGAACTCTCGGCGAGCGACAAGAAGCTGATCGCGGATGCGACCAACGCCTTTGGCTCGTCAGACAAAGCGTCCCAGGCCTGGGTTGGACAGGGCTACCGCTTTTATCAGGCTGACCAGCTGGGCATGGCGATGCGGCGCTTTAATCAGGCGTGGCTGATGAATCCCGACAATCCCGAGGTCTATACCGGGTTTGCGGCGGTGCTGCACGACCAGGGAAAGTACTGCCAGGCCATGAGCATGATGGATCAGGCAATGAGCCATAATCCGCCAAAATTTCAGGGCATTTATGCAGATGCCGGGCGCATAGCGGCCCGTTGCGCAGCCGAGGATAAAACGTTGCCGCCAGAGGCTCGCGTTGCAGCGACCGCTCGCTCCGACGAGTGGTATCGCAAAGGCGAAGCGGTGGAGCCGGACAAGGGTTATCTGTATGCCTCTTGGGCAACGGCCTACTACTGGCGCGGGCAATATGACCAAGCCTGGGCCATGGTCGTGAAAGCGCGCGCAGCCGGTGGCCAACTGAGTCCCAGATTCATGGATATGTTGCGTGCCAAAATGCCGGACCCTCAATCCTGA